A single region of the Polyodon spathula isolate WHYD16114869_AA chromosome 12, ASM1765450v1, whole genome shotgun sequence genome encodes:
- the LOC121324279 gene encoding zinc finger protein 839-like, whose translation MQAACNPRPHTPTHIPHQAPSARVGVPAGLNLSSPQIIQIEPVLGTGQQQFLLHSSTEPPIQLLVQRQTPLPGAEPTARTLPVKNSVNGKVARPNAKGAAALTRTVSAGPDRKERDREKMKPQKIKTRSGRISRPPKYKVKDYKFIKRQDLADGHQSDSDDYSEISEEEEEGGEDAGKGATSIHFNLNPRAFKCETCEKAYIGRGGLSRHYRLNPPHGQKNAFPPEPVGSASLPSEDLSAGSGVTPTEVHSTVTVTSEQVTPAEVLDSKDKPTALSPAPPAGPAEAAKPDPEELQVVSNPTVRIEIKIILYLFIVAALLTLVPKLGLGAGQVQFHSPNWVSQRRSCLLNKPSFLPCPEPGRPRGPGRPRGAGRPGRPKVSGRSGRPGRRARPGRPPKYLGGVSTEQQIQRRKARLKEIIQQCDNEELMELALPRLARVMTVWEFLLMKVEKGRPSRPHFADVYREFEQLHSQVKNMAADHFRSPLSLGSQQPLEIRDTGVSKSLGIEELLKMQKRQHPGPLLQCVVTVCKEDSLHSPRNKHAVEVRDLAGWKSTLPSLLFCTEQLQRHARGVTTLSSFASWPHTSMGSVPSDELQTDLTDQVQQLEQALCRDVVPLDHSYRTQISEPEPPPPDQQPLTVKSTRVCLGNEIGGEAVCSLQGAGLSAQDKESRDKNGSVEHTVTIGGTVEFQLSDENQELLTQGHDQIFIQTSEGLILHHAGGALPSEGIVMVTDADGTTMHIRTPEGVSFETVQALLAMEAEGHSEGILLSETQL comes from the exons CAGCCTGCAACCCCagaccacacacacccacacacatccCACACCAAGCGCCGAGCGCCAGGGTGGGAGTGCCGGCAGGGCTGAACCTCAGCAGCCCCCAGATCATCCAGATCGAGCCGGTGTTGGGGACGGGGCAGCAGCAGTTCTTACTGCACAGCTCCACTGAGCCCCCGATTCAGCTGCTGGTGCAGAGACAAACCCCTCTGCCCGGAGCTGAACCCACAGCGCGCACGCTGCCCGTCAAGAACAGCGTGAATGGGAAAGTGGCCAGGCCCAACGCGAAGGGCGCCGCGGCCCTCACCCGAACCGTGTCCGCTGGACCGGACAGGaaggagagggacagagagaagATGAAGCCCCAGAAGATTAAAACGCGGTCAGGCCGGATTTCGAGGCCTCCCAAGTACAAGGTGAAGGATTACAAGTTCATCAAGAGGCAGGACCTGGCGGACGGGCACCAGTCCGACTCGGACGACTACTCGGAGatcagcgaggaggaggaggaggggggcgaGGACGCTGGCAAGGGGGCCACGTCCATTCACTTCAACCTCAATCCCAGAGCTTTCAAATGTGAAACCTGCGAGAAGGCGTACATAGGCAGGGGGGGCTTGTCCAGACACTACAGGCTGAACCCTCCTCATGGGCAGAAGAACGCTTTCCCCCCAGAGCCAGTGGGGTCTGCAAGCCTGCCAAGCGAGGACCTGTCTGCGGGTTCTGGTGTGACGCCCACTGAAGTGCACAGCACAGTGACAGTGACCTCTGAACAAGTGACCCCTGCAGAGGTACTGGACAGCAAAGACAAGCCAACAGCACTGtcaccagcgccccctgctggGCCAGCAGAAGCAGCAAAGCCAGACCCGGAGGAACTGCAAGTAGTGTCAAATCCGACGGTACGAATTGAAATTAAGATCATTTTGTATCTGTTCATTGTAGCAGCACTTCTCACGCTAGTTCCTAAACTAGGACTAGGTGCAGGACAAGTACAATTCCATTCCCCCAACTGGGTTTCACAGAGAAGGTCATGTTTGCTAAACAAGCCTTCTT TCCTGCCCTGTCCTGAGCCGGGGAGACCACGCGGGCCGGGGAGACCCAGGGGGGCCGGGAGGCCGGGGCGCCCCAAAGTGTCAGGGAGGTCGGGACGTCCCGGGAGAAGAGCCCGACCCGGGAGGCCTCCTAAATACCTGGGCGGGGTTTCCACAGAGCAGCAGATCCAGAGAAGAAAAGCCAGATTGAAAGAG ataatacagcagtgtgataATGAAGAGCTAATGGAACTGGCTCTACCAAGACTGGCCAGAGTCATGACTGTCTGGGAGTTCTTACTAATGAAG GTTGAGAAAGGGCGTCCCTCGCGCCCGCACTTCGCTGATGTTTACAGGGAGTTTGAACAGCTGCACAGCCAGGTGAAGAACATGGCTGCTGATCACTTCAGATCCCCTCTTTCTCTGGGCTCCCAGCAGCCTCTGGAAATTCGAGACACCGGG GTGTCCAAGTCACTGGGAATCGAAGAGCTTTTGAAGATGCAGAAAAGGCAGCATCCTGGTCCtttgttgcagtgtgttgtgaCAGTCTGTAAGGAAGACTCTCTCCACTCACCCAGGAACAAGCATGCAGTGGAGGTTAGGGACCTGGCGGGGTGGAAATCCACATTGCCTTcccttttattttgtactgaGCAGCTACAGAGACATGCTAGGGGTGTAACTACACTCTCGTCATTTGCTTCATGGCCCCATAC ATCCATGGGCAGTGTGCCTTCAGACGAGCTGCAAACGGATCTCACGGATCAGGTGCAGCAGCTGGAACAGGCTCTGTGCAGGGATGTGGTTCCTTTGGACCATTCGTACAGGACTCAGATCAGCGAGCCAGAGCCACCACCTCCCGACCAGCAGCCTCTAACAGTGAAATCCACCAGGGTTTGTTTAGGAAACGAGATTGGTGGAGAAGCAGTGTGCAGTTTGCAGGGTGCAGGCCTGAGCGCGCAGGACAAGGAGAGCAGGGACAAGAACGGCAGCGTGGAGCACACCGTTACTATTGGTGGAACCGTCGAATTTCAGCTCAGCGATGAAAACCAGGAGCTGCTGACTCAGGGACATGATCAGATCTTCATCCAGACTTCAGAGGGCCTCATCCTGCACCACGCTGGGGGTGCCCTGCCGTCGGAGGGGATTGTGATGGTGACGGACGCCGACGGCACCACCATGCACATCCGCACCCCCGAGGGAGTGTCCTTCGAGACCGTCCAGGCTCTGCTTGCCATGGAGGCAGAGGGGCACAGTGAAGGCATCTTGCTTTCGGAAACGCAACTCTGA